The sequence CACCGGCCGCTGACCAGCCACTGAACAGCCACTGACCAGCCGCTGGACCGCCGCTCGCCCAGGGCGTTCGCCGCGCGGCCCCACCGGTCAACCGGTAGGAAGGTGCGTCATGACCTTGGTCGGACTGCACCACTCGCACGAGCAGGTCCACCCCGGCACGCTGCTCGCCATCGCCCAGCAGGCGCAGGACGCGGGCTTCGACGCCGCCATGTGCTCGGACCACTGGGCGCCCTGGAGCGCGACGCAGGGCCACTCGGGCTTCGCCTGGTCCTGGCTCGGCGCCGCCATGGCGACGACGACCCTGCCGTTCGGGGTGGTCAACGCCCCGGGGCAGCGGTACCACCCGGCGGTGATCGCGCAGGCTGCCGCGACGCTGGCCGCGATGTTCCCCGGCCGGTTCTGGGTCGCGCTCGGCTCGGGCGAGAACATGAACGAGCACATCACCGGCGACGGCTGGCCCGCCAAGCACGTCCGCGACGCCCGCCTGCGCGAGTGCGTCGAGGTGATCCGCGCGCTGCTCGCCGGCGAGGAGGTCACGCACGACGGGCTCGTCACGGTCGACCGCGCACGCCTGTGGACGCTGCCGGACGAGCCGCCGCTGCTCGTCGGACCCGCCGTCACCCCCGCGACCGCGCGCTCGCACGCCGCGTGGGCGGACGGGCTGGTCACGGTGAACCAGGACCCGGCCGTCCTGCGGGAGGTCGTCGACGCCTACCGCGACGCGGGCGGGCGCGGCTCGGTCGCGCTGCAGGTGCACGTCTCCTGGGCGCACGACGAGGCGACCGCGCTGGGCCTCGCGCGCGAGCAGTGGGCCAGCGGGGTGTTCGGGCCGCCCGTCGCGTGGGACCTCGACACGCCCGAGGCCTTCGACACGCTCACCAAGCACGTGTCCGACGACGCGATCCGCGGCTCCGTCCTCGTCGAGCACGATCCTGCCCGGCTCCTCGACCGGCTCGCGGCGCTCGTCGGGATCGGCTTCGACGCCGTCTACCTCCACCAGGTCGCGACCGACACGCGGCCGGACGACGAGAAGCACGACGCGGCGGCGGCGACCGCGACCCCGCCGTCCGTCGGCCTGGAGGCGTTCGTCGAGATGGCGGGCGCCCACCTGGTCCCGCAGTTGCGGGAGGTGGGGGCGTGAGGATCCGCGACACGGGCGACCTGTGGTGGAAGAACGCCGTCGTGTACTGCCTCGACATCGAGACGTACCAGGACTGGAACGACGACGGGATCGGCGACCTACCGGGCCTGCTGCAGCGCATCGACCACCTGGCCGATCTCGGCGTGACGTGCCTGTGGCTCATGCCGTTCTACCCGACCGTCGACCGCGACGACGGCTACGACATCACCGACTTCTTCGGGGTCGACCCGCGCCTCGGCGACGCGGGCGACCTCGTCGCGCTGGTGCGCACCGCCCGCGACCGCGGGATCCGGGTCATCGTCGACCTCGTCGTGAACCACACCAGCGACCGGCACCCGTGGTTCCGGTCCGCGCGCTCGTCCGTCGACTCCCCGTTCCGGGACTACTACGTGTGGAGCCCGACGAAGCCGCCCGACGACCCGTCCGCCGTCGTCTTCCCCGACCAGGAGACGAGCATCTGGACCCGCGACGACAAGACCGGCGAGTACTACCGGCACCGGTTCTACAAGCACCAGCCGGACCTGAACACCGCCAACCCTGCGGTGCGCGACCAGATCGTCAAGGTCGTCGGCTACTGG is a genomic window of Cellulomonas fulva containing:
- a CDS encoding TIGR03885 family FMN-dependent LLM class oxidoreductase; its protein translation is MTLVGLHHSHEQVHPGTLLAIAQQAQDAGFDAAMCSDHWAPWSATQGHSGFAWSWLGAAMATTTLPFGVVNAPGQRYHPAVIAQAAATLAAMFPGRFWVALGSGENMNEHITGDGWPAKHVRDARLRECVEVIRALLAGEEVTHDGLVTVDRARLWTLPDEPPLLVGPAVTPATARSHAAWADGLVTVNQDPAVLREVVDAYRDAGGRGSVALQVHVSWAHDEATALGLAREQWASGVFGPPVAWDLDTPEAFDTLTKHVSDDAIRGSVLVEHDPARLLDRLAALVGIGFDAVYLHQVATDTRPDDEKHDAAAATATPPSVGLEAFVEMAGAHLVPQLREVGA